A window of the Pseudomonas furukawaii genome harbors these coding sequences:
- the hpaH gene encoding 2-oxo-hept-4-ene-1,7-dioate hydratase produces MLDASIIQQAAARLDAAERSREQVRQFSLDYPSISIEDAYAIQRAWVERKIRDGRRLVGHKIGLTSRAMQVSSNITEPDYGALLDDMLFEEGSDIPFDRFIVPRVEVELAFILGKPLRGPDCTVFDVLEATEWVIPALEIIDARIQQVDPVTQVTRKVFDTISDNAANAGVVMGGRAVRPTEIDLRRVPAILYRNGVIEESGVSAAVLNHPAKGVAWLANKLAPYDVTLEAGQIILGGSFTRPVAARPGDTFHVDYDQLGSIACRFV; encoded by the coding sequence ATGCTCGACGCCAGCATCATCCAGCAAGCCGCCGCCCGCCTCGACGCCGCCGAGCGCTCCCGCGAGCAGGTGCGCCAGTTCTCCCTCGACTACCCCAGCATCAGCATCGAGGACGCCTACGCCATCCAGCGCGCCTGGGTGGAACGCAAGATCCGCGACGGCCGCAGGCTGGTGGGCCACAAGATCGGCCTCACCTCGCGGGCCATGCAGGTGTCCTCCAACATCACCGAACCGGACTACGGCGCGCTGCTGGACGACATGCTCTTCGAGGAAGGCAGCGACATCCCCTTCGATCGCTTCATCGTGCCCCGCGTTGAAGTGGAGCTGGCCTTCATCCTCGGCAAGCCGCTGCGCGGCCCCGACTGCACCGTCTTCGATGTGCTGGAGGCCACCGAATGGGTGATTCCGGCGCTGGAGATCATCGACGCCCGTATCCAGCAGGTGGACCCGGTCACCCAGGTCACCCGCAAGGTCTTCGACACCATCTCCGACAACGCCGCCAATGCCGGCGTGGTGATGGGCGGCCGTGCCGTGCGCCCCACCGAGATCGACCTGCGCCGGGTGCCGGCGATCCTCTACCGCAATGGCGTGATCGAGGAATCCGGCGTCTCCGCCGCCGTGCTCAACCACCCGGCCAAGGGCGTGGCCTGGCTGGCCAACAAGCTGGCCCCTTACGACGTCACCCTGGAAGCCGGGCAGATCATCCTCGGCGGCTCCTTCACCCGCCCGGTGGCGGCCCGCCCCGGCGACACCTTCCACGTCGACTACGACCAGCTGGGCTCCATCGCCTGCCGTTTCGTCTAA
- the hpaI gene encoding 4-hydroxy-2-oxoheptanedioate aldolase yields the protein MQLPINTFKQGLQSGQPQIGLWLGLADAYCAELAANAGFDWLLLDGEHAPNDLRSLLAQLQAIAPYPAQPIIRPPIGDAALIKQLLDIGAQTLLVPMVESAEQAAGLVRAMRYPPAGIRGVGSALARASRWNSIPGYLDRADEQMCLLVQIENLDGLANLDAIAAVDGVDGVFIGPADLSAAMGHRGNPGHPEVQAAIEDAILRIRQAGKAAGILSADQGLARRYLSLGASFVAVGVDTTVLMRGLQTLAATFKDTPAPAAGGGVY from the coding sequence ATGCAACTCCCGATCAATACCTTCAAGCAAGGCCTGCAATCGGGCCAACCCCAGATCGGCCTCTGGCTCGGCCTGGCCGACGCCTACTGCGCGGAGCTGGCGGCCAACGCCGGTTTCGACTGGCTGCTGCTGGACGGCGAGCACGCCCCCAACGACCTGCGCAGCCTGCTGGCCCAGTTGCAGGCCATCGCGCCCTACCCGGCCCAGCCGATCATCCGCCCGCCCATCGGCGATGCCGCGCTGATCAAGCAGTTGCTGGACATCGGCGCTCAGACCCTGCTGGTGCCCATGGTGGAATCCGCCGAGCAGGCCGCCGGGCTGGTGCGCGCCATGCGCTACCCACCCGCCGGCATTCGCGGTGTCGGCAGCGCCCTGGCCCGCGCCTCGCGCTGGAACAGCATCCCCGGTTACCTGGATCGCGCCGACGAACAGATGTGCCTGCTGGTGCAGATCGAGAACCTGGACGGCCTGGCCAACCTCGATGCCATCGCCGCCGTGGACGGGGTGGACGGCGTCTTCATCGGCCCGGCCGACCTTTCCGCCGCCATGGGCCATCGTGGCAACCCCGGCCACCCGGAGGTGCAGGCGGCCATCGAGGACGCCATCCTGCGCATCCGCCAGGCCGGCAAGGCCGCCGGCATCCTCTCCGCCGACCAGGGACTGGCGCGGCGCTACCTCTCGCTTGGCGCCTCCTTCGTCGCCGTCGGCGTCGACACCACGGTGCTGATGCGTGGCCTGCAGACCCTCGCCGCCACCTTCAAGGACACCCCGGCGCCCGCAGCCGGTGGCGGCGTCTACTGA
- a CDS encoding gluconokinase, whose amino-acid sequence MYQPINALVIMGVAGSGKSAVARALELRSGARLIEGDAFHPDRNIQKMSAGQPLTDKDRAAWLHALEKRLRQAYAAGEHPILTCSALKRAYRDGLRQAIPALGFAYLELSPEAAAERMARRRGHFMPASLLDSQFADLEPPRDEPLTLILDGTQGVEALAAEIHQWWQHHAPA is encoded by the coding sequence ATGTACCAGCCGATCAATGCCTTAGTGATCATGGGCGTCGCCGGCAGCGGCAAGTCCGCCGTGGCGCGTGCGCTGGAACTGCGCAGCGGCGCCCGGCTGATCGAGGGCGACGCCTTCCATCCCGACCGCAACATCCAGAAGATGAGCGCCGGCCAACCCCTCACCGACAAGGACCGCGCCGCCTGGCTCCATGCCCTGGAAAAGCGCCTGCGCCAGGCCTATGCCGCCGGCGAGCATCCCATCCTCACCTGCTCCGCCCTCAAGCGCGCCTACCGCGACGGCCTGCGCCAGGCCATTCCGGCCCTGGGCTTCGCCTACCTGGAACTCAGCCCCGAGGCGGCCGCCGAGCGCATGGCCCGTCGCCGGGGCCACTTCATGCCGGCCAGCCTGCTGGACAGCCAGTTCGCGGACCTGGAACCGCCCCGGGACGAACCCCTGACCCTGATTCTCGACGGTACCCAGGGCGTGGAAGCCCTCGCCGCCGAGATCCACCAGTGGTGGCAACACCACGCCCCCGCCTGA
- a CDS encoding DEAD/DEAH box helicase has translation MLSAVRRYKALLSGALARYFPHTTEYLRAEREAAAQLRKPQPRTKKAAGDKARASKPRTRKASGDDPADAGKPIDDGIYSSARLKVSEAQEKAMRERVAQAVAAGVVSAPSDEQWAMILGRAPLTRIFAGAGSGKSTTLVLRVVFMHCHLSIPLDRLTVISFTNASCAELREQLARVLGFWQYSFEAPQARQCVRTFHSAMGTLARDLLGNPRWFEQLDDVAGEPDNPLLAGRLRPAQQSLLKQAYDTCYAAEPGFRQRVHALLDLPPPPSAEDGQPAPIGQAPLDGFKLAGEFTPLPLFEAFHVQAGFMESIGIRLDRLKPRTLDCAPRERTFIEALLLFWKQFERELKAQGLMTFNLAFQRLGDALAKGDGIPGAALTPYAHLLIDEFQDISPQIVLWLQALHRELARRGEKVSLMAIGDDWQSIYGWRGSSPELFMDFDRHFPSTGKSRRSAVLMLETNYRSIEPILRDGEKVLEGVAFKQAKTSRAFKTAQPGDHGVKLVSGFDLKARLPELLKEIQAQCAEVTGRPTVDRNPVLLLARRNEVLKQIQSRLDPKLPVKAYSIHRAKGLQGEVAIIVDDCLPPEKHPLRNALYAHSGFFRNSYDQAMADENLRLAYVAITRGVSRVIWYTAKVQGAVEAFKGRA, from the coding sequence ATGCTGTCTGCCGTTCGACGCTACAAGGCACTGCTGTCCGGCGCCCTGGCGCGTTACTTCCCTCACACCACCGAGTACCTGCGAGCCGAGCGGGAAGCCGCCGCGCAACTGCGCAAACCCCAGCCCCGGACGAAAAAGGCCGCCGGCGACAAAGCCAGGGCCAGCAAGCCGCGGACCCGGAAAGCCTCGGGCGACGACCCTGCCGATGCCGGCAAGCCGATTGACGACGGCATCTACTCCAGCGCGCGCCTGAAAGTCAGCGAAGCCCAGGAGAAGGCCATGCGCGAGCGGGTCGCCCAGGCGGTCGCGGCCGGCGTGGTCAGTGCGCCATCCGACGAGCAATGGGCGATGATCCTCGGCCGCGCGCCGCTCACCCGCATCTTCGCCGGCGCGGGATCGGGCAAGTCCACCACCCTGGTGCTGCGGGTGGTGTTCATGCATTGCCACCTCAGCATCCCCCTGGATCGGCTGACGGTGATCTCCTTCACCAACGCCTCCTGTGCCGAACTCCGCGAGCAGCTCGCCCGGGTGCTCGGCTTCTGGCAGTACAGCTTCGAAGCCCCCCAGGCACGCCAGTGCGTACGCACCTTCCACTCGGCCATGGGCACCCTGGCCCGCGACCTGCTGGGGAACCCCCGCTGGTTCGAGCAACTGGACGACGTCGCCGGCGAACCGGACAACCCGCTGCTGGCCGGCCGCCTGCGCCCCGCGCAGCAGAGCTTGCTGAAGCAGGCCTACGACACCTGCTACGCCGCCGAGCCGGGCTTTCGCCAGCGGGTCCATGCACTGCTGGACCTGCCGCCACCGCCCAGCGCGGAAGACGGCCAGCCGGCCCCCATCGGCCAGGCGCCGCTGGACGGCTTCAAGCTGGCCGGAGAGTTCACCCCTTTGCCGTTGTTCGAAGCCTTCCACGTCCAGGCCGGCTTCATGGAAAGCATCGGCATCCGCCTCGACCGCCTGAAACCCAGGACGCTGGACTGCGCCCCACGGGAACGCACCTTCATCGAGGCGCTGCTGCTGTTCTGGAAGCAGTTCGAGCGCGAGCTGAAGGCCCAGGGGCTGATGACCTTCAACCTGGCCTTCCAGCGCCTCGGCGACGCCCTGGCCAAGGGCGATGGCATCCCCGGCGCGGCGCTCACGCCGTATGCCCACCTGCTGATCGACGAGTTCCAGGACATCTCGCCGCAGATCGTCCTGTGGCTGCAGGCCTTGCACCGCGAACTGGCGCGCCGCGGCGAAAAGGTCAGCCTGATGGCCATCGGTGACGACTGGCAGTCCATCTACGGCTGGCGAGGCAGCTCCCCGGAACTGTTCATGGACTTCGACCGGCACTTTCCCAGCACGGGCAAGTCCCGCAGGAGCGCGGTGCTGATGCTGGAGACCAACTACCGCTCCATCGAGCCCATCCTCCGCGACGGCGAGAAGGTGCTGGAAGGCGTGGCCTTCAAGCAGGCGAAGACGAGCCGGGCCTTCAAGACGGCGCAGCCTGGCGATCATGGCGTGAAACTGGTGAGCGGATTCGACCTGAAAGCCCGTCTGCCGGAGCTGCTGAAGGAGATCCAGGCCCAGTGCGCCGAGGTCACGGGGCGCCCCACTGTCGACCGCAACCCGGTGCTGCTGCTCGCCCGACGCAACGAGGTGCTGAAGCAGATCCAGTCCCGGCTCGACCCCAAGCTTCCGGTCAAGGCCTACAGCATCCACCGCGCCAAGGGCCTGCAGGGGGAAGTGGCGATCATCGTCGACGACTGCCTGCCCCCGGAGAAGCACCCGCTGCGCAACGCCCTCTATGCGCACTCCGGCTTCTTCCGCAACAGCTACGACCAGGCCATGGCCGACGAAAACCTGCGCCTGGCCTACGTGGCCATCACCCGTGGCGTGAGCCGGGTGATCTGGTACACGGCCAAGGTGCAGGGGGCGGTGGAGGCATTCAAGGGGCGCGCGTGA
- a CDS encoding MFS transporter: protein MNPEARIIRTLTLRLIPFLILLYLVAYIDRSAVGFAKLHMNADLGISDLAYGFGAGLFFIGYFIFEVPSNLLLERYGARRWFARILITWGAITVGMSLIQGAYSFYVMRFLLGAAEAGFFPGVLYYITRWYPVRHRGKVLGLFILSQPIALMVTGPLAGALLGLNGLGGLTGWQWLFILIGVPAVLLAWPTLKYLPDTPRDARWLSDSDRQWLSVELEKDRREYGQTEHANPLRALTDRRVLLLALLYLPGTLSIYGLGLWLPTLVHQFGGSDLATGFISSVPYCFGVIGLLLVPRSSDRLNDRYGHLTVLYVLGAIGLFLSAWLSSPVLQLAALSLVAFCLFSTTAIFWVLPGRFLTGASAAAGIALINSFGNLGGYIGPFGIGALKEYTGSLASGLYFLSAVLATGVVLTLVVYTQLEKKALAGGTPERQLS from the coding sequence ATGAATCCGGAAGCTCGGATCATTCGCACGCTCACGCTCAGGTTGATTCCCTTCCTGATCCTGCTCTACCTCGTCGCCTACATCGATCGTTCGGCCGTGGGTTTCGCCAAGCTGCACATGAACGCCGACCTGGGCATCAGCGACCTGGCCTATGGCTTTGGCGCCGGCCTCTTCTTCATCGGCTATTTCATCTTCGAAGTACCCAGCAACCTGTTGCTGGAGCGCTACGGCGCACGGCGCTGGTTCGCCCGCATCCTCATCACCTGGGGCGCCATCACGGTGGGCATGTCGCTGATCCAGGGCGCCTACAGCTTCTACGTCATGCGCTTCCTGCTGGGGGCGGCGGAGGCCGGCTTCTTCCCCGGGGTGCTCTACTACATCACCCGCTGGTACCCCGTGCGTCATCGCGGCAAGGTGCTGGGGCTGTTCATCCTTTCCCAGCCCATTGCGCTGATGGTCACCGGGCCGCTGGCGGGAGCGTTGCTGGGTCTGAACGGCCTCGGTGGGCTGACCGGCTGGCAGTGGCTCTTCATCCTCATCGGCGTACCGGCCGTGCTGCTGGCCTGGCCGACGCTGAAGTACCTGCCGGACACGCCAAGGGATGCTCGCTGGCTGTCGGATTCCGATCGCCAGTGGCTCAGCGTCGAACTGGAGAAGGATCGCCGGGAATATGGCCAGACCGAGCACGCCAACCCGTTGCGGGCCCTGACCGATCGCCGCGTGCTGCTACTGGCGCTGCTGTACCTGCCGGGTACCCTCAGCATCTACGGCCTGGGTTTGTGGCTGCCGACCCTGGTGCACCAGTTCGGCGGCAGCGACCTGGCTACCGGCTTCATCTCCTCGGTGCCTTATTGTTTCGGGGTGATCGGCCTGCTCCTGGTGCCGCGCAGTTCGGACCGCCTCAATGATCGCTACGGCCACCTGACGGTGCTCTATGTGCTCGGCGCCATCGGCCTGTTCCTCAGTGCCTGGCTGAGTTCGCCCGTGCTGCAACTGGCGGCACTGAGCCTGGTCGCCTTCTGCCTGTTCTCCACCACGGCGATCTTCTGGGTGTTGCCGGGACGCTTCCTGACAGGCGCCAGCGCGGCGGCCGGCATCGCCCTGATCAACTCCTTCGGCAACCTGGGTGGCTACATAGGGCCGTTCGGCATCGGCGCGCTGAAGGAATACACCGGCAGCCTGGCGTCGGGGCTGTACTTCCTTTCCGCCGTGCTGGCCACCGGCGTGGTGCTGACCCTTGTGGTCTACACCCAACTGGAAAAGAAGGCCCTCGCCGGGGGCACGCCTGAGCGGCAACTCTCCTGA